One Bombus huntii isolate Logan2020A chromosome 12, iyBomHunt1.1, whole genome shotgun sequence DNA segment encodes these proteins:
- the LOC126872225 gene encoding uncharacterized protein LOC126872225 → MLFWLFTVCALGWCMVQADYDILLEDIDCSQINEEYIKSCDLELNYDSTYGASLNVYVEIIKTLPEDTKVTADVFTVRMGEYTVDLGLHVDKSICEIVADSKSIMVPMLRAIDMDNDNCPPDPGVYQLEDYVIDNMDGLPPSLPDGHYLFNMTLTNEDTTIVHIDVYIRIY, encoded by the exons ATGCTCTTCTGGTTGTTCACAGTCTGCGCGTTAGGATGGTGCATGGTGCAG GCAGATTACGACATACTATTGGAAGATATTGACTGTAGTcaaattaatgaagaatatataaagtCATGCGATCTTGAACTAAACTATGATAGCACATATGGGGCTAGTCTGAACGTGTATGTAGAGATCATTAAAACACTTCCTGAGGACACTAAG GTAACAGCCGACGTATTTACGGTTCGAATGGGTGAATATACGGTTGATCTTGGGCTTCATGTAGATAAAAGTATTTGTGAGATTGTAGCGGATTCAAAATCTATAATGGTACCTATGCTAAGAGCAATCGACATGGATAACGATAATTGCCCTCCGGACCCG GGGGTTTACCAACTAGAAGACTACGTAATTGACAACATGGATGGTTTACCGCCATCACTTCCCGATGgtcattatttatttaatatgacATTAACAAACGAAGATACCACCATAGTGCACATTGATGTTTATATAAGAATATACTGA